The following are encoded together in the Mycolicibacterium arabiense genome:
- a CDS encoding SDR family NAD(P)-dependent oxidoreductase: MVVGGSRGVGLAVAELLAAQGFGVVINGRDGTAVTEAVERVGAGAVGFPGSPSDPAVADALIRRCVDEFGGIGALVNCAGTAEPAGSSILNVTSAQFRNLLDAHLGTAFETCRAAAPRMVAQGGGAIVNTSSFAFLGDYGGTGYPAGKGGVNGLTLAIAAELREYGVRANVVCPGARTRLSTGPEYESHIKDLNRRGLLDEVSKQGALDAAPPAYVAPTYAYLVSERAKDVTGQIFIAAGGFVGRFDRPSPSLLAYRDHHESPPWSVDELDGIMRG, encoded by the coding sequence GTGGTCGTCGGCGGGTCCCGCGGTGTGGGCCTGGCCGTCGCGGAACTGCTTGCTGCTCAAGGGTTCGGCGTCGTCATCAACGGTCGCGACGGTACCGCGGTCACCGAGGCCGTCGAGCGAGTCGGCGCCGGCGCAGTCGGCTTCCCGGGGTCCCCGTCGGACCCCGCGGTCGCCGATGCGCTCATTCGAAGGTGCGTCGACGAGTTCGGTGGCATCGGCGCATTGGTGAACTGTGCGGGCACCGCGGAACCGGCCGGGTCCTCGATCCTCAACGTGACGTCGGCGCAGTTCCGAAACCTGCTCGACGCACATCTCGGCACCGCGTTCGAGACGTGCCGCGCCGCCGCACCGCGGATGGTCGCCCAGGGCGGCGGAGCGATCGTCAACACCAGCTCGTTCGCATTCCTCGGTGACTACGGCGGTACCGGTTACCCCGCGGGCAAGGGCGGGGTCAACGGACTGACTCTCGCCATCGCCGCCGAACTGCGGGAGTACGGCGTCCGCGCGAACGTGGTGTGCCCGGGCGCCAGGACGCGGCTGTCCACCGGCCCGGAGTACGAGAGCCACATCAAAGACCTCAACCGGCGCGGGCTTCTCGACGAGGTCAGCAAGCAGGGCGCCCTGGACGCCGCACCCCCGGCGTACGTCGCGCCGACCTACGCCTACCTGGTCAGCGAACGGGCCAAGGACGTCACCGGCCAGATCTTCATTGCGGCAGGCGGATTCGTCGGCCGGTTCGACCGACCCTCCCCCAGCCTGCTCGCCTACCGGGACCACCACGAATCCCCGCCGTGGTCGGTGGACGAGTTGGACGGGATCATGCGGGGCTAG
- a CDS encoding nuclear transport factor 2 family protein encodes MSESTQTDTGTVTETPVVAASQASWRCVQSGDREGWLALMSDDIVIEDPIGEAVTNPDGNGVRGKEAVAAFYDANIGPNQLTVTREASFPSSSPNEIAYILVLHTVFPNGFTATVRGVFTYTVDDGGRITNLRGYWNMDAMTFGQQDAT; translated from the coding sequence GTGTCCGAGTCCACTCAGACCGACACGGGGACGGTAACGGAGACACCCGTCGTCGCGGCGTCGCAGGCGTCCTGGCGGTGTGTGCAGTCCGGCGACCGCGAGGGCTGGTTGGCCCTGATGTCCGACGACATCGTGATCGAGGATCCGATCGGCGAGGCCGTCACGAACCCCGACGGCAACGGGGTGCGTGGCAAGGAAGCGGTGGCCGCGTTCTACGACGCAAACATCGGGCCCAACCAGCTGACCGTGACCCGCGAGGCGTCGTTCCCGTCGAGTTCACCGAACGAGATCGCGTACATCCTGGTGTTGCACACCGTGTTCCCGAACGGTTTCACCGCGACGGTGCGCGGCGTGTTCACCTACACGGTCGACGACGGTGGTCGGATCACCAACCTGCGCGGGTACTGGAACATGGACGCCATGACGTTCGGCCAGCAGGACGCCACCTGA
- a CDS encoding NDMA-dependent alcohol dehydrogenase, producing the protein MKTKGALIREFNQPWSIEEIEIGDPVHDEVKIQMEASGMCHSDHHLVTGGIPMMGFPVLGGHEGAGVVTEVGPGVTEVAPGDHVVLSFIPSCGNCPSCQAGMRNLCDLGAGLLGGLAVADNTHRIHAANGDPVFPMTLLGTFSPYMVVHKSSVVKIDPSIPFEVACLVGCGVTTGYGSAVKAGDIRPGDDVAIIGVGGVGMSALQGAVNAGARNLFVVEPVEWKRDAALKFGATHAYPDMESAFAGVAEVTQGLMAKQVIVTVGELHGKDVDNYVNLTSKGGTTVLTAIGSMMDTEVSLNLAMLTLMQKRLQGTIFGGGNPHFDIPQLLSMYKAGRLNLDDMVTRQYKLEQINEGYTDMLEGRNIRGVIRYTDADR; encoded by the coding sequence ATGAAGACAAAGGGTGCGCTCATTCGCGAGTTCAACCAGCCGTGGTCGATCGAGGAGATCGAGATCGGCGACCCCGTCCACGACGAGGTCAAGATCCAGATGGAAGCGTCTGGCATGTGCCACTCGGACCACCACCTGGTCACCGGCGGCATCCCCATGATGGGCTTCCCGGTGCTGGGCGGCCACGAGGGCGCCGGTGTCGTCACCGAGGTGGGCCCTGGCGTCACCGAGGTCGCGCCGGGCGATCACGTGGTGCTGTCGTTCATCCCGTCGTGTGGCAACTGCCCGTCGTGTCAGGCCGGCATGCGCAACCTCTGCGACCTGGGCGCGGGCCTGCTGGGCGGGCTCGCCGTCGCCGACAACACCCACCGGATCCACGCCGCCAACGGCGATCCCGTGTTCCCGATGACGCTGCTCGGCACCTTCAGCCCGTACATGGTGGTGCACAAGAGTTCCGTGGTGAAGATCGACCCGTCCATCCCGTTCGAGGTGGCCTGCCTGGTCGGCTGCGGCGTGACCACCGGCTACGGCTCTGCCGTCAAGGCCGGCGACATCCGTCCCGGTGACGACGTCGCCATCATCGGCGTCGGCGGCGTCGGCATGTCCGCGCTGCAGGGCGCAGTGAACGCCGGCGCCCGCAACCTGTTCGTCGTCGAGCCCGTGGAGTGGAAGCGCGATGCCGCGCTGAAGTTCGGCGCGACGCACGCCTACCCCGACATGGAGTCCGCGTTCGCTGGCGTCGCCGAGGTCACGCAGGGCCTCATGGCCAAGCAGGTCATCGTCACCGTCGGCGAGCTGCACGGCAAGGACGTCGACAACTACGTGAACCTGACCTCCAAGGGCGGCACGACCGTGCTGACGGCCATCGGCAGCATGATGGACACCGAGGTGTCGCTGAACCTGGCGATGCTGACGCTGATGCAGAAGCGGCTGCAGGGCACCATCTTCGGTGGCGGCAACCCGCACTTCGACATCCCGCAGCTGCTGTCGATGTACAAGGCGGGCAGGCTGAACCTGGACGACATGGTCACGCGGCAGTACAAGCTGGAGCAGATCAACGAGGGCTACACCGACATGCTCGAGGGTCGCAACATCCGCGGCGTCATCCGCTACACCGACGCCGACCGGTAG
- a CDS encoding nuclear transport factor 2 family protein, giving the protein MSDSKANRAQLDDWVERWLKANKDSEAAGDWTNLADFYTEDATYGWNIGPKEDVMCVGRDEIRDVALGLEMQGLENWVYEYQKVLVDEKQNEIVGFWKQIVKKGDGSQDEIYGIGGSWFRLNDDLLIEWQRDFFDFGHVAYMFGKLISSGDLTPTMQKRIERSVAGEKLPGYYPLGEAPVPIW; this is encoded by the coding sequence GTGTCTGATTCAAAGGCGAATCGCGCCCAGCTCGACGACTGGGTCGAGCGCTGGCTGAAGGCCAACAAGGACTCCGAGGCCGCAGGCGACTGGACGAACCTCGCCGACTTCTACACCGAGGACGCAACCTACGGCTGGAACATCGGCCCCAAGGAAGACGTCATGTGCGTGGGCCGCGACGAAATCCGCGACGTCGCGCTCGGCCTGGAGATGCAGGGCCTGGAGAACTGGGTCTACGAGTACCAGAAGGTGCTCGTCGACGAGAAGCAGAACGAGATCGTCGGCTTCTGGAAGCAGATCGTGAAGAAGGGCGACGGCAGCCAGGACGAGATCTACGGCATCGGCGGCAGTTGGTTCCGGCTGAATGACGACCTGCTGATCGAGTGGCAGCGCGACTTCTTCGACTTCGGTCACGTGGCCTACATGTTCGGCAAGCTCATCAGCTCTGGCGACCTGACGCCGACCATGCAGAAGCGCATCGAACGCAGCGTCGCCGGAGAGAAGCTCCCCGGCTACTACCCGTTGGGCGAGGCGCCGGTTCCGATCTGGTAG
- a CDS encoding ferredoxin yields the protein MGCYRVVLDEDLCQGHAMCELEAPDVFAVPKRGVVEILDAEPPDDIREDVQRAIEMCPTQALSIEEKED from the coding sequence ATGGGTTGCTACCGCGTGGTACTCGACGAGGACCTGTGCCAGGGCCACGCGATGTGCGAACTCGAGGCACCGGACGTGTTCGCCGTGCCCAAGCGCGGCGTCGTCGAGATCCTCGACGCAGAGCCACCCGACGACATCCGCGAGGACGTCCAGCGGGCAATCGAGATGTGTCCCACCCAAGCACTTTCCATCGAAGAGAAGGAAGATTGA
- a CDS encoding cytochrome P450, which produces MTITKEVQRVSGGEDEYGHLEEFRTDPIGLMNRVREECGDVGWFQLVDKQVVMLSGSEANEFFFRSSDAELNQAEAYPFMTPIFGEGVVFDADPERRAEMLHNTALRGEQMKGHAATIENEVKKIIAGWGDEGEIELLDFFSELTIYTSTACLIGLKFREQLDSRFAHYYHQLERGTDPLCYVDPYLDIESFRIRDESRVKLVNLVQEIMDGRIANPPKGKEDRDLLDVLVSIKDEEGNSRFTANEVTGMFISLMFAGHHTSSGTSSWTLIELLRNPDVYAQVQQELDELYSDGQEVSFHALRQIPKLDNSLKETLRLHPPLIILMRVAQDEFEVAGHPIHKGQMVAASPAISNRIAEDFPNPDAFEPDRYLKPRQEDLANRWTWIPFGAGKHRCVGAAFAQMQIKAIFSVLLREYEFEMSQPAESYRNDHSKMVVQLEQPAKVRYRKRAPGGQERSDSGIAEV; this is translated from the coding sequence CATTACTAAAGAGGTGCAGCGGGTTTCCGGCGGCGAGGACGAGTACGGACACCTCGAGGAGTTCCGTACCGACCCCATCGGCCTGATGAACCGCGTCCGCGAGGAGTGCGGAGACGTCGGCTGGTTTCAGCTGGTCGACAAGCAGGTCGTGATGCTGTCCGGGTCGGAGGCGAACGAGTTCTTCTTCCGCTCCAGCGATGCCGAACTCAACCAGGCCGAGGCCTACCCGTTCATGACACCGATCTTCGGTGAGGGCGTCGTGTTCGATGCCGACCCCGAGCGCCGGGCGGAGATGCTGCACAACACGGCGCTGCGCGGTGAACAGATGAAGGGCCACGCGGCCACCATCGAGAACGAGGTCAAGAAGATCATCGCCGGATGGGGCGACGAGGGCGAGATCGAGCTGCTCGACTTCTTCTCCGAGCTGACCATCTACACCTCGACGGCATGCCTGATCGGGCTGAAGTTCCGCGAGCAGCTCGACAGTCGCTTCGCCCACTACTACCACCAACTGGAACGCGGGACCGACCCGCTCTGCTACGTCGACCCCTATCTCGACATCGAGAGCTTCCGCATCCGCGACGAGTCACGCGTGAAACTCGTCAACCTGGTGCAGGAGATCATGGACGGCCGCATCGCGAATCCGCCCAAGGGCAAGGAGGATCGCGACCTGCTCGACGTGCTGGTGTCGATCAAGGACGAGGAGGGGAACTCACGCTTCACGGCCAACGAGGTCACCGGCATGTTCATCTCGCTGATGTTCGCCGGTCACCACACCAGCTCGGGGACGTCGTCATGGACGTTGATCGAGCTGTTGCGCAACCCCGACGTCTACGCCCAGGTTCAGCAGGAACTCGACGAGCTGTACTCCGACGGCCAGGAGGTGAGTTTCCATGCGCTGCGGCAGATCCCGAAGCTCGACAACTCGCTCAAGGAGACGCTGCGCCTGCACCCGCCGCTGATCATCCTGATGCGGGTCGCGCAGGACGAGTTCGAGGTGGCGGGCCATCCCATTCACAAGGGTCAGATGGTGGCCGCGTCACCGGCGATCTCGAACCGGATCGCCGAGGACTTCCCGAATCCCGATGCCTTCGAACCGGACCGCTACCTCAAGCCGCGGCAGGAGGATCTGGCCAACCGTTGGACGTGGATTCCCTTCGGCGCGGGAAAGCACCGCTGTGTCGGCGCGGCGTTCGCGCAGATGCAGATCAAGGCCATCTTCTCGGTGCTGTTGCGCGAGTACGAGTTCGAGATGTCCCAGCCCGCCGAGAGCTACCGCAACGATCACTCCAAGATGGTCGTCCAGCTGGAACAACCCGCAAAGGTGCGGTACCGCAAGCGGGCTCCCGGCGGGCAGGAGCGCAGCGACTCGGGGATTGCCGAGGTCTGA